In Nitrospirota bacterium, the DNA window CAAGCGGGTCATTGAAAAGGCATTGCCTGGTGCACCACATGAGGTCTTGCTTGTGGTTGATGCAACAACGGGCCAGAATGCTCTGAGGCAGGCAAAGATGTTCAATGATGCAGTCGGAGTTACAGGCATTGCCCTCGCAAAATTAGATGGCACTGCAAAAGGAGGAATAGTCTTTGCAATAAAAAAGGAACTCGGTATCCCTGTCAGGCTCATAGGAATCGGCGAGGGCATCGATGACCTCAGGGACTTTAACCCAAAGGAATTCGTAGAAGCACTTTTCTCTTAATTACCCGACTAAACCCTCTATTGCTACAAAATAATATCCTATGGTATCTTTACTGATGCTCAAACCAGATAGATGGATTAAGAAGATGGCTAAAAAGGGCATGATTACGCCCTTTGAGGACTCCAGCCTGAAAAAAGGTGTTATCTCCTTTGGCGTAAGCTCATATGGCTATGACATGCGGATTTCAAATGAATTCAAGATATTCGAGGGTAAAAAGAAAGGCGTCATTATCGACCCGAAGTCATTTAATGGAAGCGGGTTTTTTAAGGATTATAAAGGGGATTTCTGTGTAATCCCTGCAAATTCCTTTGTGCTTGCCCGCTCGGTTGAATATTTTAAGATTCCAAAAGATGTGCTTGCCATATGTCTTGGAAAATCTACTTATGCACGGTGCGGCATTATAGTTAATGTCACCCCACTTGAGCCCGAATGGGAAGGCTATGTAACCATAGAGGTGTCAAATACAGCACCAATGCCTGCAAAGATATATGCCGATGAAGGCATAGCACAACTGATATTCTTAGGTGCAGAGACAGTATGCGAGACCTCTTATCGAGACAAGGCAGGAAAGTATCAGGGACAAAAAAGGATAACCCTTCCAAAGATATGATGCTAAAGAAGGAAAAGATAATACTTGCACTGGATGTCTCGGATGCCGGATATGCACTTGAGCTGGTTGACAGATTCAGCGAGCATATCAGCATATTCAAGGTCGGTCTTGAGCTGTTTTCCTCAGCAGGCCCTTCGATTGTGGAAAAGATAAATGAGAAGGGTAAAAAGGTCTTTCTTGACCTGAAATTTCACGATATACCAAATACGGTCTCAAAGGCTGCTGTTTCGGCAACTACGCTGGGTGTTCATATGTTCAATATCCATGCCTCTTCTGGTTTTGAGGCAATGCGTAGGTGCAGGGACTCTGTTGTTGAGTTTTGCCTTAAAAAAAACCTTAACAGACCAAAGATGCTTGGAGTTACTGTGCTGACAAGTCTTTCACAGGAGACATTGAGGGAGGAATTGGGAATCCAGCATAGCCTTAGAACCCATGTCAGACACCTTGCGGCACTAAGCCTTAAGGCAGGTCTCGATGGTGTCATAGCCTCTGGACATGAGGTCTCGATGATAAGAAACCACTGTGACAAAAGCTTTATTATAGCAACACCGGGGATAAGACCTTCGTGGAGCCCTCCTGATGACCAGAAAAGGACAATGACCCCAAGACAGGCACTCAGGGAAGGAGCGGACTACCTTATAATGGGTAGGGCTATCCTTAATCAGGCAGACCCTCTAAAAGCCCTTGACCTGATAACCTTAGAGATATTGACTGTTTAGAGGCAGGCTTACAAATGCCTATCGCTTTTGAGACACAGTTAAATAAAAGGGATTTCCTTGAGAGCATAAAAGAGGGATTCATACCTCCGCTTTATACCGAGATACCTTACATCTCGCCTGCCGCTATGTATGCAAACTTTTCAGGTACGCAGAGCTTTCTCTTTGAGAGCGTAAAAGGACCTCCTAAGATAGCACGCTATTCCTTCATAGGATTTGAGCCATACCTGACATTTAAGGTCAAAAACAATGTGGTTGAATTGAAGTCAAATGGTAAAAACTCCTTGTCTACGGAGAGACCTCTTAAGAGGCTTAAGGAACTGCTTGACATCTATAGACAAAGACCAGCGATAGGACTGCCTCCATTTCAGGGAGGTGCAGTAGGGCTTTTTTCTTATGATTTCGTCCGTTATATAGAGGACATCCCTGAAACCGCAGTGGATGACCTTCATCTGCCTGATGCACACTTTTTACTTATGGATAGACTTATAGCCTTTGACCATGTAAAGGAAAAAGCATGGGCAATAGTGTGCCCTGGTGTCAGGGACACAGGATTCGGATATAAAGACCTCTCTCAAATCGACTGGAAAGAAAAATTCCATGAGGCAGAGCATGAGCTGGGTGAGATACTGAGGCGGGTTGGCTTTAATCCGTCTAATGTTGTCTCTAATGCCCCGCCTGCTATAGAGGTCGTTTATGGGATGAAGAAAGAGGATTACATCTCGATGGTCAGAAAGGCAAAAGAGTATATTTCCGCAGGCGACATATTTCAGGCAAACCTCTCCCTCAGGCTCAGCTCTTTTATCGGAGATATACATCCGTTTTGCCTTTATACGATTTTGCGGGATATAAACCCCGCGCCTTTTGCTTTTTTCATGGACCTCGGCGATTACTCGATTGCCAGTTCCTCGCCTGAAAGACTTTTTCTTGTCAGGGACGGCATCATAGAGACAAGACCCATAGCAGGCACAAGACCAAGAGGCAGGGACAGCGCCGAAGACGAGATTATGCGTTCCGAGCTTCTTCTGAATGAAAAAGAAAGGGCAGAGCATATAATGCTTATAGACCTCGAAAGGAACGACCTCGGAAAGGTAGCTGATTATAGCTCGGTAAGTGTGGATGAGATCATGATTACAGAGGATTACTCCCATGTTATCCATATAGTGTCGAATATCAAGGGAAGGCTTGCATCAGGAATGACCATGTTTGACTCCATCAGGGCAGTATTTCCCGGAGGCACGATAACAGGCGTGCCAAAGGTCAGATGCATGGAGATTATCGATGAGCTTGAGCCTGTAAGAAGGGGACCTTATACAGGCTCTGCCGGGTATTTTGGGTTTTCAGGCAATGCGGATTTCAACATAATCATAAGGACATTCGTTATAAAGGATAAGATTGCCTATGTTCAGGCAGGCGCAGGAATCGTTGCGGACTCAGACCCTGAGAGGGAATACCATGAGACCCTTAAAAAGGCTGAGGCATTGATAAAGACATTACATTCTGTCAATAAAAAACTGGTATAATAAATATATAATGAAAGGGTTTCCCAAAAATGCATTAGTTGTTTTATTTCTGGGCATGCTTTTTTTTGCCTCCAAAGGCGATGCCGCGACAATAGGTATAATACTCACATCGGATGTACCGTATTATAATGAGATTCATGATGCATTGATTTCGAGATTGGTAAAGAGGGGCTACTCCGAGAGACTGAAATTCATTGTCCAGAAACCTTATCCTGACCCAGTTGCATGGAGCAATGCGGCAAGAAAGCTTATTGCGGCTGATGTTGACATCATTGTGACTTATGGCTGTGGAGCTACATTTGCCACCCTCAGGGAAAGGCCTGATGTGCCAGTAGTATATGCAGGTGTGTATGAGCCTGTGCTCTCAAAGCAAAGGGCAAAAAACCTCACAGGCGTAACCTATAATCTTCCTGTCTCGAGCATCCTGAGATACCTTAGGACAACTACCTCCATTAAAACCTTAGGGGTCCTATACTCCAGCATGGAAGAGGATTCATTGCATCAGCTTGAGGAGATAAAAGCCCTTTCCCCGAAATACGGCTTTAGCGTTACAGGGCTGAATCTCAAAAAGACCGCTGACATTACAGTTGTGCTTTCCGAAAGCAAAACAGATGCAATATTTCTTACATCCTCCTCTTTGGTAAATGCCGCACTCCCTACAATCCTAAATATAACCAGAAATAAAAAGATACCTACAGGCTCTTTGCTAACATGTGGCGAGATATGTGCCCTCATAACCCTTACTGCAGACCCAAAAGAGCAGGGCAGTGAGGCATCCGATAAATTAATAGAGATACTTAATGGTAAATCCCCGAGGGATATTCCGGTATCTCATTCTAAAAATACGGAACTGATATTTAATATGAAGAATGCAAATGATATTGGTATAAAGATTCCAATAGAACTCGTGACAGAGGCAACGAAGATACTATATTAGGATGGGTATGACTAAAAACATAATTGTCCTTATCTTTGCAATTAGCTTTATATTCCTGTGTTCTGGATACTCATTGGCAGAAAAAGATACCCTTCTCATAGGGCTTCTTCCTGAGGAGAATGTCTTCAGGTATGTGGAAAGGCATAAACCACTTGAGTCGTATCTTTCGGAGAAATTAGGCATTAAAGTGAAGTTTACAATCCTCCAGAGATATGCCGATATTATCGATATGTTTACGAAAAGGGAGATGGATGGTGCATTCTTTGGCGTGTTTACATCGGTTTTAGCCAAGAAAAAATTAGGGGTTCAGCCTTTGGCAAGGCAGGTAAATATAGACGGAAGCACGACTTCTAAGGGATATATCTTTGCCAGAAAAGACAGCGGAATAACCACA includes these proteins:
- the pyrF gene encoding orotidine-5'-phosphate decarboxylase — translated: MMLKKEKIILALDVSDAGYALELVDRFSEHISIFKVGLELFSSAGPSIVEKINEKGKKVFLDLKFHDIPNTVSKAAVSATTLGVHMFNIHASSGFEAMRRCRDSVVEFCLKKNLNRPKMLGVTVLTSLSQETLREELGIQHSLRTHVRHLAALSLKAGLDGVIASGHEVSMIRNHCDKSFIIATPGIRPSWSPPDDQKRTMTPRQALREGADYLIMGRAILNQADPLKALDLITLEILTV
- a CDS encoding anthranilate synthase component I family protein, with product MPIAFETQLNKRDFLESIKEGFIPPLYTEIPYISPAAMYANFSGTQSFLFESVKGPPKIARYSFIGFEPYLTFKVKNNVVELKSNGKNSLSTERPLKRLKELLDIYRQRPAIGLPPFQGGAVGLFSYDFVRYIEDIPETAVDDLHLPDAHFLLMDRLIAFDHVKEKAWAIVCPGVRDTGFGYKDLSQIDWKEKFHEAEHELGEILRRVGFNPSNVVSNAPPAIEVVYGMKKEDYISMVRKAKEYISAGDIFQANLSLRLSSFIGDIHPFCLYTILRDINPAPFAFFMDLGDYSIASSSPERLFLVRDGIIETRPIAGTRPRGRDSAEDEIMRSELLLNEKERAEHIMLIDLERNDLGKVADYSSVSVDEIMITEDYSHVIHIVSNIKGRLASGMTMFDSIRAVFPGGTITGVPKVRCMEIIDELEPVRRGPYTGSAGYFGFSGNADFNIIIRTFVIKDKIAYVQAGAGIVADSDPEREYHETLKKAEALIKTLHSVNKKLV
- a CDS encoding dCTP deaminase, which translates into the protein MMLKPDRWIKKMAKKGMITPFEDSSLKKGVISFGVSSYGYDMRISNEFKIFEGKKKGVIIDPKSFNGSGFFKDYKGDFCVIPANSFVLARSVEYFKIPKDVLAICLGKSTYARCGIIVNVTPLEPEWEGYVTIEVSNTAPMPAKIYADEGIAQLIFLGAETVCETSYRDKAGKYQGQKRITLPKI
- a CDS encoding ABC transporter substrate-binding protein, with product MKGFPKNALVVLFLGMLFFASKGDAATIGIILTSDVPYYNEIHDALISRLVKRGYSERLKFIVQKPYPDPVAWSNAARKLIAADVDIIVTYGCGATFATLRERPDVPVVYAGVYEPVLSKQRAKNLTGVTYNLPVSSILRYLRTTTSIKTLGVLYSSMEEDSLHQLEEIKALSPKYGFSVTGLNLKKTADITVVLSESKTDAIFLTSSSLVNAALPTILNITRNKKIPTGSLLTCGEICALITLTADPKEQGSEASDKLIEILNGKSPRDIPVSHSKNTELIFNMKNANDIGIKIPIELVTEATKILY